Proteins encoded within one genomic window of Thiothrix litoralis:
- a CDS encoding C40 family peptidase: protein MHNKKTGHMMMGKIKASMLMGTAAVFLGGCAPVAYYPQTAQYPYWNHTVPGAYQGEPRPYFARYNTQGMSPPAYSQPYQPLSQQTEPADAPARRALLAHAHQALGVRYTYGGETPREGFDCSGLTQYVYKNAQGITLPRTALEQSKASRTISFEEMRPGDLIFFRTSGSTINHVGIYIGRGDFINAASGGGKVTLDSLSKSYWQQRLVKFGTFLT, encoded by the coding sequence AAAGCATCGATGCTGATGGGTACAGCAGCGGTATTTCTAGGGGGCTGTGCGCCTGTGGCTTATTACCCACAAACAGCACAATACCCTTATTGGAACCACACGGTTCCGGGGGCTTACCAAGGGGAACCAAGACCGTATTTTGCTCGCTATAATACCCAAGGAATGTCACCACCTGCCTATTCCCAGCCATACCAACCCTTATCCCAACAGACCGAACCAGCCGACGCACCGGCAAGACGTGCCTTGCTGGCACATGCACATCAAGCACTAGGAGTACGTTACACCTACGGCGGTGAAACACCCCGCGAAGGCTTTGATTGCAGTGGCTTGACGCAGTACGTCTATAAAAATGCCCAAGGCATCACCTTGCCCCGCACGGCACTCGAACAAAGCAAAGCCAGCCGCACCATCAGCTTTGAAGAAATGCGCCCCGGCGACCTGATCTTCTTCCGCACCAGTGGCAGCACTATCAACCATGTAGGCATCTACATCGGACGCGGTGATTTCATTAACGCTGCATCCGGTGGCGGCAAAGTCACCCTTGACAGCCTCAGCAAAAGTTACTGGCAGCAGCGCCTCGTTAAGTTTGGCACATTCCTGACGTAA
- the lysM gene encoding peptidoglycan-binding protein LysM yields the protein MGLFDFARNIGKKIFGKEEEAPTALTQHINEDNPGVDGLQVEVKDGVATLTGQAQSAEALEKAVLMAGNAMGIQEVKADGMTIADGSQVGGDDEFYVIVKGDTLWKIAENAYGNGAKYTKIVEVNREVIKDADKIFPGQKIRIPKNI from the coding sequence ATGGGACTGTTTGATTTTGCCAGAAACATTGGCAAGAAAATTTTTGGCAAGGAAGAGGAAGCCCCTACGGCATTAACACAGCACATCAATGAAGACAACCCCGGTGTCGATGGCCTGCAAGTTGAAGTCAAAGATGGCGTTGCCACGTTGACCGGTCAGGCACAGTCCGCTGAGGCGCTGGAAAAAGCTGTCTTGATGGCAGGCAACGCTATGGGTATTCAGGAAGTCAAAGCTGATGGCATGACTATTGCCGATGGCAGCCAAGTTGGTGGAGACGATGAGTTTTATGTTATCGTCAAAGGCGACACTTTGTGGAAAATTGCTGAAAATGCTTATGGCAACGGTGCTAAGTACACCAAGATTGTGGAAGTAAACCGTGAAGTCATCAAAGATGCTGACAAAATCTTCCCCGGTCAGAAAATCCGCATTCCTAAAAATATCTAA
- a CDS encoding YidB family protein, which produces MDMMQIAVQLFKSQLDKDGDGQLEMTEIASAMMGLMGGGQNQAQAGGLGGLASMISGMQGGGDSGLASLAASWLGNGANAQPSGNQVTQMFGQDKIAAFAQQLGISPDQAVSGLQAAVPEVVDKASPSGSLDLNSLLDSVGGVSGAIGLASKLFGR; this is translated from the coding sequence ATGGATATGATGCAAATCGCTGTACAGTTGTTCAAAAGCCAACTGGATAAAGATGGCGACGGCCAACTGGAAATGACTGAAATCGCTTCAGCCATGATGGGTCTGATGGGTGGCGGTCAAAATCAGGCACAGGCTGGTGGTTTGGGCGGCTTGGCCTCCATGATTTCCGGTATGCAAGGTGGTGGTGACTCTGGTTTGGCATCACTGGCAGCTTCCTGGTTAGGCAATGGCGCTAATGCCCAGCCTTCCGGTAACCAAGTAACCCAAATGTTCGGGCAAGACAAAATCGCTGCTTTCGCCCAGCAACTGGGTATTAGCCCTGATCAAGCGGTTAGCGGTTTGCAAGCGGCTGTTCCTGAAGTAGTCGACAAGGCATCCCCAAGCGGTTCATTGGATTTGAACAGTCTGCTGGATTCAGTTGGTGGCGTATCTGGCGCTATTGGTCTGGCAAGCAAGCTGTTCGGTCGTTAA
- a CDS encoding MerR family transcriptional regulator, with translation MNFNTDPDGNDNTALFPIGTVSEQTGVNTVTLRAWERRYGLLKPRRTPKGHRLYSQQDVERVKQVLVLLDQGIPVSRVRDVIDSNNHLTLLHPAKTAQTDDPWRHYCTLFQRWIHKLDARSLEQVFNEAVSLYSLELVAKKLLLPLHQQLWQQQGVLPSTHADYAFLHEFLCAKLGSRYLQHNGRATGKHILLANTCGHEAQLETLLLANVLSQHGYQVSLLGTKTQLDHLPLIIGRVIFDALLLPQHGSITSALHALVNMTNIRVFLSGTQEEQTPETQEHALIQRLPTDLSEVCRFMDQTLLIPGKAP, from the coding sequence ATGAATTTTAACACTGACCCTGACGGGAATGACAATACCGCGCTTTTTCCGATTGGCACTGTTTCTGAACAGACGGGTGTTAACACCGTTACCTTGCGGGCGTGGGAACGCCGTTACGGTTTGCTAAAACCGCGCCGCACTCCCAAAGGCCACCGCCTTTACAGCCAGCAGGACGTTGAACGGGTAAAGCAAGTGCTGGTGTTGCTTGATCAAGGCATTCCTGTTAGCCGTGTCCGGGATGTCATCGACAGCAATAACCACTTAACTCTGTTGCACCCAGCAAAAACGGCGCAAACCGATGACCCTTGGCGGCATTACTGCACCCTGTTCCAACGCTGGATCCATAAACTCGATGCCCGCTCACTCGAACAAGTGTTTAACGAGGCCGTTTCGCTGTATTCGTTGGAACTGGTCGCCAAAAAATTATTGCTGCCACTCCACCAACAGCTTTGGCAACAACAGGGCGTGCTGCCCTCCACCCATGCGGATTACGCGTTCTTGCATGAATTCCTGTGTGCCAAGCTGGGTTCACGCTATTTGCAACACAATGGCCGCGCCACAGGCAAGCACATCTTGCTCGCCAATACCTGTGGTCATGAGGCACAACTCGAAACGCTATTGCTCGCCAATGTGCTCAGCCAACACGGTTATCAGGTCAGCTTGCTGGGGACAAAAACCCAACTGGATCACCTACCCCTGATAATCGGGCGGGTAATATTTGATGCTTTACTGCTTCCCCAACACGGTAGCATTACCAGCGCTTTGCACGCCTTGGTAAACATGACCAATATCCGTGTTTTCCTGTCAGGCACTCAAGAAGAACAGACGCCAGAAACGCAGGAACACGCCTTGATTCAAAGGCTACCAACTGACTTAAGCGAGGTTTGCCGTTTCATGGATCAAACCCTGCTCATACCGGGTAAGGCTCCATGA
- a CDS encoding cryptochrome/photolyase family protein, giving the protein MTTAIVWLRQDLRLADNPALYHACRTCDHIIPLFIDDPLPTSVSQLGAASRAWLHHSLQDLDTRLQAIGNRLTLQQGAALPILQKLIATTGATHVYWNRVYDPQSLARDKHLKEALKPSCAVHSFNASLLNEPWEVLKADSTPYKVFTPFWKAMLKHGIQHLPLPLPERIPALPLQPESLPLETLGLLPHIRWDTGMMAHWQVGEEAAMQKLHDFLPTHGGAYKEARNFPAQPGTARLSPHLHFGEISPRQAVYHTERHLAEQPGAENGLRHFMQEIGWREFAYYLLYHFPHTVERALDARFDHFPWADDYTDVLERWQRGQTGFPIIDAGMRELWQTGWMHNRVRMIVASLLTKNLLVPWQVGEQWFRDTLVDADLASNVLGWQWVAGCGADAAPYFRIFNPTLQGQTFDPDGEYIRRWIPELQTRDYPSPIMDLKASRERALAKFSQIKQ; this is encoded by the coding sequence ATGACAACCGCCATCGTTTGGCTGCGGCAAGACCTGCGCCTTGCTGATAACCCAGCCTTGTACCATGCCTGCCGTACCTGCGACCACATTATCCCGCTCTTCATTGACGACCCGTTGCCCACTTCTGTCAGCCAATTGGGCGCCGCCAGTCGCGCATGGTTACACCACAGTTTGCAAGACCTGGATACACGCTTGCAAGCCATAGGAAACCGCCTGACCTTACAACAAGGCGCAGCACTGCCGATCTTGCAAAAACTGATCGCCACCACCGGCGCAACCCATGTGTATTGGAACCGGGTATACGACCCGCAAAGCCTCGCCCGCGACAAGCACCTCAAGGAAGCTCTCAAGCCAAGCTGTGCTGTCCACAGCTTCAACGCCAGCCTGCTCAATGAACCGTGGGAAGTGCTCAAAGCCGATAGCACACCCTACAAAGTCTTCACCCCTTTCTGGAAAGCCATGTTGAAACACGGCATCCAGCATTTGCCCCTACCCCTGCCGGAACGCATTCCCGCCCTCCCCTTGCAACCAGAAAGCCTGCCACTGGAAACACTGGGTTTGCTGCCGCATATCCGTTGGGACACCGGCATGATGGCGCACTGGCAAGTCGGTGAAGAAGCTGCCATGCAAAAGTTGCACGATTTCTTGCCAACACATGGCGGTGCTTACAAGGAGGCGCGTAATTTCCCCGCTCAACCCGGCACTGCCCGGCTTTCCCCCCATCTGCATTTCGGTGAAATCAGCCCCCGCCAAGCGGTTTACCATACCGAGCGGCATTTGGCAGAACAGCCCGGCGCGGAAAATGGTTTACGCCATTTTATGCAGGAAATTGGCTGGCGGGAATTTGCGTATTACCTGCTGTACCACTTTCCGCACACCGTCGAACGGGCGCTGGATGCGCGTTTCGACCACTTTCCGTGGGCAGACGATTACACCGACGTATTGGAACGCTGGCAACGTGGGCAAACCGGCTTTCCCATCATTGATGCGGGGATGCGCGAACTCTGGCAAACCGGTTGGATGCACAATCGGGTACGCATGATCGTGGCATCATTGCTCACCAAAAACTTGCTGGTGCCGTGGCAGGTGGGGGAACAGTGGTTCCGGGATACGCTGGTGGATGCTGATCTTGCCAGCAATGTACTCGGGTGGCAGTGGGTAGCCGGTTGCGGGGCGGATGCCGCACCGTATTTCCGCATTTTCAACCCGACCCTGCAAGGGCAGACGTTTGATCCTGACGGTGAATACATCCGGCGGTGGATACCAGAATTACAGACACGGGATTATCCCTCGCCGATCATGGACTTAAAGGCTAGCCGCGAACGGGCATTGGCGAAATTTTCACAAATCAAACAATAG
- a CDS encoding RNA-guided endonuclease InsQ/TnpB family protein encodes MAKHLTAWRNGTETPWLKDAPVHPLQHALKDLDKAYQNFFAKRADFPRFKRKGSGDSFRYPDPKQIKLDPGSSRIFLPKLGWIRYLNSRDVTVSSKGSQWFVSIQTQREVEKIASQATTAIGIDLGIARFATFSDGTYLEPRNSFKTKAAKLAKYQRRMAHKQKFSNNWKKAQVKVQKIHPQIANARRDFLHKATTTLSQNHAFVFIEDLQVRNMSKSAAGTAENPGKNVVQKSGLNKAILDQGWGEFRRQLDYKMVWKGGMLFTVPPHYTSQECPECHHVAADNRQTQARFVCVQCHYENHADHVGAINVLERGYRLLACGDAALSRSVKQEPAEVSQLSS; translated from the coding sequence ATGGCCAAGCATCTGACAGCATGGCGTAACGGCACAGAAACCCCTTGGCTGAAAGATGCCCCCGTTCATCCCCTGCAACACGCACTCAAAGACCTCGACAAGGCTTACCAAAACTTTTTCGCCAAACGTGCCGACTTCCCCCGCTTCAAACGCAAAGGCAGTGGTGATAGCTTCCGTTACCCCGACCCCAAACAAATCAAGCTCGACCCAGGCAGTAGCCGAATTTTTCTGCCGAAACTGGGCTGGATACGCTACCTCAACAGCCGCGATGTCACGGTTTCCAGCAAGGGCAGCCAATGGTTTGTCAGCATCCAAACTCAGCGGGAAGTGGAAAAAATCGCCTCTCAAGCCACGACAGCCATCGGCATCGACCTGGGTATAGCCCGTTTTGCCACGTTCTCCGACGGTACGTACCTCGAACCGCGCAACAGCTTCAAAACTAAAGCCGCCAAACTCGCCAAATACCAACGGCGCATGGCGCACAAACAAAAGTTCAGCAACAACTGGAAAAAAGCCCAAGTTAAAGTTCAAAAAATTCACCCGCAAATCGCCAACGCCCGCCGCGATTTCCTGCACAAGGCGACGACCACGCTCAGCCAAAACCACGCGTTCGTGTTCATCGAAGATTTGCAGGTACGAAATATGTCGAAGTCAGCGGCAGGCACGGCAGAAAACCCCGGCAAGAACGTTGTCCAGAAATCTGGCTTAAACAAAGCCATTCTCGACCAAGGCTGGGGTGAATTTCGACGGCAACTCGACTACAAGATGGTATGGAAAGGCGGCATGTTGTTCACTGTGCCACCGCATTACACCAGTCAGGAATGCCCCGAATGTCACCATGTAGCGGCGGACAATCGTCAGACGCAAGCGCGGTTTGTGTGTGTGCAATGTCACTATGAAAATCACGCCGATCATGTCGGCGCGATCAATGTTTTAGAGCGGGGATACCGCTTGTTAGCCTGTGGAGATGCGGCCTTAAGCCGCTCTGTGAAGCAGGAACCCGCCGAAGTCAGTCAGCTATCTAGCTGA
- a CDS encoding helix-turn-helix domain-containing protein: protein MQRHQAFKYELMPNGETQRQLRRFAGSCRFVYNKALALQQANHEAGENSSVTSQWPSI, encoded by the coding sequence ATGCAACGACACCAAGCCTTCAAATACGAACTCATGCCCAATGGTGAAACACAGCGTCAACTGCGCCGTTTTGCTGGGTCATGCCGCTTCGTTTACAACAAGGCATTAGCGTTGCAGCAAGCCAATCATGAAGCGGGTGAAAATTCATCGGTTACGTCGCAATGGCCAAGCATCTGA
- a CDS encoding pyruvate carboxylase, translating to MTRPINKLLVANRGEIAVRILRAASELKLRTVSVYTYEDRFSPHRYKADEAYQIGKDDEPLKPYLDIEAIIKVAKRNHVDAIHPGYGFLSENVRFATRCREEGIIFIGPTPEAMQKLGDKVAAKEIAIASGLPVIEDSREPLDTLEIAKREADRIGYPLMMKAASGGGGRGMRVLREPSQLEGAYNDARNEALKAFGDATVFLEKYIDSPKHIEIQILGDTHGNIVHLYERDCSVQRRFQKVVEVAPSTGLKDETRENLYKYALAITRHVEYSCAGTVEFLVDKDERIYFIEVNPRVQVEHTITEEITGIDIVRSQILIAGGAKLDDPEIGIPSQESVECNGYAVQCRITTEDPENGFKPDYGTIIAYRSSGGFGVRLDAGAAYPGAKVSPFFDSMLVKVTTWGRSLEGASNRNLRALQEFRIRGVKTNIGFLENVLQHPVFTTGKCAVTFIDNHPELFHTTHRFDRGTKTLKFVGDVIVNGNPDVKYVDPNKHFRKPIIPEFDKVGAYPKGSKNLLDEMGAEKFCQWVKEQPNIFYTDTTLRDAHQSLLATRVRTDDMMKIAEGLAKNHPQLFSLELWGGATFDVAMRFLHECPWDRLKQLREAVPNILFQMLFRGSNAVGYTAYPDNVVEAFIEKSWENGIDVFRIFDSLNWIEGMRKSIQVVRERTGGIAEGTICYTGNVLNTDPSNKFNLQYYLDLARQLEDAGAHMLALKDMAGLLKPYAAETLIPALKSAVNIPIHLHTHDTSSIQSATLLKAIEGGVDVVDGCMSSMSGLTSQVNLNSLIAAMEGQPREQPFDLKSLNDYANYWEDVREMYYPFESGLKAGTAEVYNHEIPGGQYSNLRPQAIALGLEHKFEEVKENYAIVNRMFGDIVKVTPSSKVVGDMAIYMTSNGLTEQDVMERGKSLAFPDSVIDLFKGGLGQVPGGFPKDLSDIILKGEKPYTGRPNDHLKPVDMDAEFEAFKQEFDPEQTFLDFLSFKMYPAVFREFYKHQQEYGDISHLPTALFFYGLKLNEEVLVELGRGKVLIIRLLYRSPTDESGMCGVTFDFNGQIRAVQIRDLSVKPTKATNRKAVDPNEVGTSLQGKLSTVMVKAGDEVEENTPLFVIEAMKMETTITAPAAGKVKKVHLPAGELVEQGDLIVEME from the coding sequence ATGACCCGGCCAATTAACAAACTTCTGGTCGCCAATCGTGGCGAAATTGCCGTCCGCATCTTGCGGGCAGCGTCTGAACTCAAGTTGCGCACTGTTTCCGTCTATACTTACGAAGACCGTTTTTCACCACACCGCTATAAGGCTGACGAAGCCTACCAGATTGGCAAGGATGACGAGCCGCTCAAGCCCTACCTCGACATCGAAGCCATCATCAAGGTGGCAAAACGCAACCACGTAGACGCGATTCACCCCGGCTACGGCTTTCTCTCTGAAAATGTAAGGTTTGCAACCCGTTGCCGTGAAGAAGGCATCATTTTCATCGGCCCCACCCCAGAAGCGATGCAAAAACTGGGCGACAAAGTAGCTGCTAAGGAAATCGCGATTGCCTCTGGCTTACCTGTCATCGAAGACAGCCGCGAACCACTGGATACGCTGGAAATTGCCAAACGTGAAGCTGACCGCATCGGCTACCCGCTGATGATGAAAGCCGCTTCCGGCGGCGGTGGGCGTGGGATGCGCGTATTGCGTGAACCTTCACAACTGGAAGGCGCGTATAACGATGCCCGCAATGAAGCCCTAAAAGCCTTCGGCGATGCTACCGTTTTCCTCGAAAAATACATCGACTCACCCAAGCACATTGAAATCCAGATTTTGGGTGACACTCATGGCAATATCGTTCACTTGTATGAACGCGACTGCTCGGTACAACGCCGCTTCCAGAAAGTGGTGGAAGTTGCCCCTAGCACGGGCCTGAAGGACGAAACCCGCGAAAACCTGTACAAATACGCCCTCGCCATCACCCGCCACGTTGAGTACTCCTGTGCAGGTACGGTGGAGTTCTTGGTCGACAAGGATGAGCGCATTTACTTCATCGAAGTGAACCCGCGCGTACAGGTCGAGCACACCATTACTGAAGAAATCACCGGTATCGACATTGTGCGCAGCCAGATTTTGATCGCTGGTGGCGCTAAACTCGACGACCCTGAAATCGGTATCCCTTCGCAGGAATCGGTTGAATGCAACGGTTACGCCGTGCAATGCCGCATCACCACCGAAGACCCGGAAAACGGTTTCAAGCCCGACTACGGCACTATCATTGCCTACCGCAGCAGCGGCGGCTTCGGGGTGCGGTTGGATGCGGGTGCGGCTTACCCCGGCGCGAAAGTATCGCCGTTCTTCGACTCCATGCTGGTTAAAGTCACTACGTGGGGGCGTTCATTGGAAGGTGCTTCCAACCGTAACTTGCGAGCCTTACAGGAATTCCGTATCCGTGGGGTGAAAACCAATATCGGCTTCCTTGAAAATGTGCTGCAACATCCGGTGTTTACCACAGGTAAGTGCGCTGTTACGTTCATCGACAACCACCCTGAGCTATTCCATACGACGCACCGTTTCGACCGGGGTACCAAGACGCTGAAATTCGTCGGCGATGTTATCGTCAACGGCAACCCGGATGTGAAGTACGTTGACCCCAATAAGCATTTCCGCAAGCCCATCATCCCGGAATTCGACAAGGTAGGCGCGTACCCCAAAGGCAGCAAAAACTTGCTGGATGAAATGGGCGCGGAAAAATTCTGCCAGTGGGTCAAAGAACAGCCGAACATTTTCTACACCGATACCACGCTGCGTGACGCGCACCAGTCCTTGCTGGCAACCCGCGTGCGTACCGATGATATGATGAAAATTGCGGAAGGTTTGGCCAAAAACCACCCGCAACTGTTCTCACTGGAACTGTGGGGCGGGGCGACTTTTGACGTGGCGATGCGCTTCCTGCACGAATGCCCGTGGGATCGTTTGAAGCAACTGCGCGAAGCCGTTCCCAACATCCTGTTCCAAATGCTGTTCCGTGGCTCCAACGCCGTTGGTTACACCGCTTACCCTGACAATGTGGTGGAAGCCTTCATCGAAAAGTCGTGGGAAAATGGTATCGACGTGTTCCGCATCTTCGACTCCCTGAACTGGATCGAGGGGATGCGTAAATCCATTCAGGTGGTGCGTGAACGCACTGGCGGTATCGCGGAAGGCACGATTTGCTACACCGGCAATGTGCTCAACACAGACCCCAGCAACAAGTTCAACCTGCAATACTACCTCGATCTGGCGCGACAACTGGAAGATGCCGGTGCGCACATGCTGGCACTGAAGGATATGGCGGGTCTGCTCAAGCCGTATGCAGCGGAAACCCTGATCCCGGCATTGAAATCAGCGGTCAACATCCCTATCCACTTGCATACCCACGACACCTCTTCCATCCAGTCAGCCACCTTGCTGAAAGCTATCGAAGGCGGTGTGGATGTGGTTGATGGTTGCATGAGTTCCATGTCCGGCCTGACTTCACAGGTTAACCTGAACTCGCTGATTGCCGCGATGGAAGGCCAGCCGCGTGAACAACCGTTCGACCTCAAGTCTTTGAACGATTACGCCAACTATTGGGAAGACGTGCGCGAAATGTACTACCCATTCGAGTCCGGCCTCAAGGCGGGCACGGCGGAAGTGTACAACCACGAAATCCCCGGCGGGCAATATTCCAACCTGCGTCCGCAAGCGATTGCGTTGGGTCTGGAGCACAAGTTCGAGGAAGTGAAGGAAAACTACGCGATCGTCAACCGCATGTTCGGCGACATTGTGAAAGTTACCCCGTCTTCTAAAGTTGTGGGCGACATGGCGATTTACATGACCTCCAACGGCCTGACCGAGCAGGATGTGATGGAGCGTGGTAAGTCATTAGCGTTCCCTGATTCCGTGATCGACCTGTTCAAAGGCGGCTTGGGGCAAGTACCCGGCGGTTTCCCCAAAGACTTGAGCGACATCATTCTCAAGGGTGAAAAGCCGTACACAGGCCGTCCCAATGATCACCTCAAGCCGGTGGATATGGATGCCGAGTTTGAAGCCTTCAAGCAAGAGTTCGACCCGGAACAGACCTTCCTCGACTTCCTGTCGTTCAAAATGTACCCGGCGGTATTCCGCGAGTTCTACAAGCACCAGCAGGAATACGGTGATATTAGCCATCTACCGACAGCATTGTTCTTCTACGGCCTCAAGCTGAACGAAGAGGTGCTGGTCGAACTGGGACGTGGCAAGGTGCTGATCATCCGCCTGCTATACCGTTCACCAACGGATGAAAGCGGTATGTGTGGTGTCACTTTCGACTTCAACGGGCAAATCCGCGCGGTACAAATCCGCGATCTGTCGGTGAAGCCAACCAAGGCTACGAACCGCAAGGCGGTTGACCCGAATGAAGTCGGCACATCCTTGCAAGGCAAGCTGTCTACCGTCATGGTCAAAGCTGGGGATGAAGTTGAGGAGAATACCCCGCTATTCGTGATCGAAGCGATGAAGATGGAAACCACCATTACCGCGCCAGCAGCGGGTAAGGTCAAGAAGGTTCACTTGCCAGCCGGGGAGTTGGTTGAGCAAGGCGATCTTATCGTCGAGATGGAATGA
- a CDS encoding thymidylate synthase, with amino-acid sequence MKQYLDLMRHVRDHGVRKDDRTGTGTVSVFGYQMRFDLSEGFPVVTTKKLHLRSIIHELLWFLKGDTNIRYLKENGVSIWDEWADAEGNLGPVYGYQWRNWPTPDGRHIDQMAQVIEQLKHNPDSRRIIVSAWNVADVDNMALPPCHAFFQFYVAEGKLSCQLYQRSADIFLGVPFNIASYALLTLMMAQVTGLQPGEFVHTLGDAHLYSNHLEQVERQLSREPYPLPQMKLNPAVTDLFAFTYDDFELQGYEYHPLIKAPIAV; translated from the coding sequence GTGAAACAATATCTGGATTTGATGCGCCATGTGCGTGATCACGGGGTTCGTAAGGATGACCGCACCGGCACGGGAACAGTTTCCGTGTTCGGCTACCAGATGCGTTTTGACTTGAGTGAAGGTTTCCCGGTGGTCACCACCAAGAAGCTGCATTTGCGCTCGATCATCCACGAGTTGCTGTGGTTTCTTAAAGGCGACACCAATATCCGTTACCTGAAGGAAAATGGCGTGAGCATCTGGGATGAATGGGCAGATGCCGAGGGCAACCTTGGCCCAGTTTACGGCTACCAATGGCGTAACTGGCCGACACCCGATGGGCGGCACATCGACCAGATGGCGCAAGTGATTGAACAATTGAAACACAACCCTGACTCGCGCCGTATTATCGTCAGCGCGTGGAATGTGGCGGATGTCGATAACATGGCCTTGCCGCCATGCCATGCCTTTTTCCAGTTTTACGTGGCGGAAGGCAAATTATCCTGCCAGTTGTACCAGCGCAGCGCGGATATTTTCCTTGGTGTGCCGTTCAATATTGCTTCCTACGCACTATTGACGCTGATGATGGCACAGGTAACGGGTTTGCAACCGGGTGAATTTGTTCACACGCTCGGTGATGCGCACCTGTATTCCAACCATCTCGAACAGGTGGAACGGCAACTCAGCCGTGAACCTTACCCCTTGCCGCAGATGAAATTGAACCCCGCCGTCACCGATTTGTTTGCATTTACCTACGATGACTTTGAATTACAGGGTTATGAGTACCATCCGCTGATTAAAGCGCCAATAGCGGTTTGA
- the lgt gene encoding prolipoprotein diacylglyceryl transferase, whose protein sequence is MLVHPQFDPIALSLGPLKIHWYGLMYVIGFLGFLIIGKMRSKEPRSVMNPDRVDDMMFWGAIGVVAGGRIGYMLFYNLKGFLSDPISLFQVWDGGMSFHGGLLGVILAMFLLARRWNLNFFQVSDFVAPLVPIGLGAGRIGNFINGELWGRATDVPWGMVFPQVDNIARHPSQLYQAFLEGLVLFLLLNWFRKRSPPVAAISGLFLVGYGIARVMVEFVREPDSQLGYVAWGWVTQGQVLSVPMILLGLLFMGVAYKVGKR, encoded by the coding sequence ATGCTGGTTCATCCTCAATTTGACCCGATTGCCTTATCGCTTGGCCCGTTGAAAATTCACTGGTACGGGCTGATGTATGTCATCGGTTTTCTCGGCTTCCTGATTATCGGGAAAATGCGTTCCAAAGAACCCAGAAGTGTCATGAATCCCGACCGGGTGGATGACATGATGTTCTGGGGTGCTATCGGCGTAGTCGCGGGTGGGCGTATTGGTTACATGCTGTTTTACAATCTGAAAGGCTTCCTGTCTGACCCCATATCGTTGTTTCAGGTGTGGGATGGCGGCATGAGTTTCCACGGCGGCTTGCTGGGGGTGATTCTGGCGATGTTCCTGCTGGCGCGGCGTTGGAACCTGAATTTCTTTCAGGTCAGTGATTTTGTTGCGCCGCTGGTGCCGATTGGCTTGGGCGCCGGGCGTATCGGCAATTTCATCAATGGTGAATTGTGGGGTAGAGCCACGGATGTGCCGTGGGGTATGGTATTTCCGCAGGTGGATAATATTGCTCGTCACCCCTCACAGCTTTATCAGGCATTCCTCGAAGGGTTGGTGCTGTTCCTGCTGCTGAACTGGTTTAGGAAACGTTCGCCGCCGGTGGCTGCGATTTCTGGCCTGTTCCTGGTTGGCTATGGGATTGCACGGGTGATGGTGGAATTTGTGCGCGAGCCGGATTCACAACTCGGTTACGTCGCTTGGGGTTGGGTCACGCAAGGGCAAGTCTTGAGCGTGCCTATGATTTTGCTGGGCTTATTGTTCATGGGCGTTGCTTACAAGGTAGGGAAGCGGTGA